The Apis cerana isolate GH-2021 linkage group LG2, AcerK_1.0, whole genome shotgun sequence genomic sequence TGGCCCACTGAGTCATTGGTTCATAGGTGGAATTAATTATACCACATTGTTACTACGAAATAAGGAAATACATTATTGCATAGAACATATGCAAACGGATTGGAAGATCGTGAATAGAGTGAAGGATCAAGAAGTTATGatgaaatatgcaaaaataggACGGTATATCGCTGCTTTGTGCGCTGTTTTCATGCAAAGTGGCGTTCTAACCTATTGCGTGGTAACTGCGTTTTCCACGCAGATTATAAAAATCGGTAACGAGACAAAGATTGTGCATATGTTGCCGTGTGCGgtgtataaagaattaatctcAATTGATACGAGTCCAACAAATGAAATTGTCCTCGTTTCCCAATTTGTGTCTGGATTTATAGTAAACTCGATCGCGGTTGGCGCCATCAGCATTGGCGCCGTATTCACAGCTCATGCTTGTGGCCAACTGACAATAATTACAAGATGGATTcgtgaatatataaatcgatcgaaggataataataagaatgttgtaattaatgaaataggTGATATTGTTGAATATCATCTCAGAATTTTGAGGtaagatttatttgttaattattacttatgaTATTGATTTCTGCACCTTTTTAAGTACAATTTAATTGCAGTTTCATAGCAGGTATCGAGAATGTGTTGAATCGATTTTGCTTTATGGAATTATTCAAAAGTACGTTAGATATATCTATGCTtggatattatattcttacggtacgaaaaaaaaatattaatatattattttaattaataattctgataagaaacttttataattttcgttaCGATAAATTAACAGAATTAGAagtatttatgattaatttcaacaatataattgaaatatttatttttttcaggaaTGGGCCGATCATGATATTCGTAATTTGACTACGTACTTCATGATATTAACATCTATGagtttcaacatttttatagtATGTTATATTGGTGACATACTAATGGAACAGgtaacaaatatacaaatgccATAATTGATTCAAGATATAATCACTTTCAAATTCTATAGTGTAGAAAAGTTGGTGAAGTACTTTATATGACAAACTGGTATTATTTACCTTGTAAAGACATTCTTGATTTAATTCTGATCATCTCAAGATCCAATGCCGTTATTAAAATCACAGCTGGTAAACTAACTCATATGTCCATATACACATTTGGCAATGTAAGATTAttacttgtatatatatatctgtcattataaaattttgcctTCATAAAAGCCATTGTTATTCCAGGTAATGAAAACAACTTTTACATACTTCAATTTATTACGACATGTGACGTGACTAAACGtactttatgtaattttatacattaatttgtaaaacttaagataaagattaatacgtatctcatttatataatttaaaattcttatattgtaattcaaataaaattgaaatgttccattatctcataaatatacaattgaaatattctaaataaaaaaaccatAAATTCTATActgtacaaaaaattattgtattaatcacCATCTAAACTTTGTCAATGTTACAGTTGAAATTCATGAATCGGATAATTTCTTTGACGTCTGattcatctattttttcttcgatcttcTTAATTCTTCAGATATCTAAAATCTGAaacacaatataaaatttcatttttcaaaaatatacaaacaatttttaaataataagtttctGAAAAGAGgagcaaaatataatttctcttgatattttacaaatt encodes the following:
- the LOC114577383 gene encoding uncharacterized protein LOC114577383 isoform X2, with translation MNILLLLEIFDSDISITSIDTMTNKSVISRESFDSLCDYSLQLNRWLLKPIGAWPLSSSSKLERIVSFFLIVLCYGFILFTVIPCLFHIVLEDENLHMKLKVFGPLSHWFIGGINYTTLLLRNKEIHYCIEHMQTDWKIVNRVKDQEVMMKYAKIGRYIAALCAVFMQSGVLTYCVVTAFSTQIIKIGNETKIVHMLPCAVYKELISIDTSPTNEIVLVSQFVSGFIVNSIAVGAISIGAVFTAHACGQLTIITRWIREYINRSKDNNKNVVINEIGDIVEYHLRILSFIAGIENVLNRFCFMELFKSTLDISMLGYYILTEWADHDIRNLTTYFMILTSMSFNIFIVCYIGDILMEQKSW
- the LOC114577383 gene encoding uncharacterized protein LOC114577383 isoform X1; its protein translation is MNILLLLEIFDSDISITSIDTMTNKSVISRESFDSLCDYSLQLNRWLLKPIGAWPLSSSSKLERIVSFFLIVLCYGFILFTVIPCLFHIVLEDENLHMKLKVFGPLSHWFIGGINYTTLLLRNKEIHYCIEHMQTDWKIVNRVKDQEVMMKYAKIGRYIAALCAVFMQSGVLTYCVVTAFSTQIIKIGNETKIVHMLPCAVYKELISIDTSPTNEIVLVSQFVSGFIVNSIAVGAISIGAVFTAHACGQLTIITRWIREYINRSKDNNKNVVINEIGDIVEYHLRILSFIAGIENVLNRFCFMELFKSTLDISMLGYYILTEWADHDIRNLTTYFMILTSMSFNIFIVCYIGDILMEQCRKVGEVLYMTNWYYLPCKDILDLILIISRSNAVIKITAGKLTHMSIYTFGNVMKTTFTYFNLLRHVT